A DNA window from Panthera tigris isolate Pti1 chromosome X, P.tigris_Pti1_mat1.1, whole genome shotgun sequence contains the following coding sequences:
- the SLITRK4 gene encoding SLIT and NTRK-like protein 4, giving the protein MFLWLFLILSALISSTNADSDISVEICNVCSCVSVENVLYVNCEKVSVYRPNQLKPPWSNFYHLNFQNNFLNILYPNTFLNFSHAVSLQLGNNKLQNIEGGAFLGLSALKQLHLNNNELKILRADTFLGIENLEYLQADYNLIKYIERGAFNKLHKLKVLILNDNLISFLPDNIFRFASLTHLDIRGNRIQKLPYIGVLEHIGRVVELQLEDNPWNCSCDLLPLKAWLENMPYNIYIGEAICETPSDLYGRLLKETNKQELCPMGTGSDFDVRILPPSQLENGFTTPNGHTTQTSLHRLVTKPPKTTNPSKISGIVAGKSLSNRNLSQIVSYQTRVPPLTPCPAPCFCKTHPSDLGLSVNCQEKNIQSMSELVPKPLNAKKLHVNGNSIRDVDVSDFAEFEGLDLLHLGSNQITVIKGDVFHNLTNLRRLYLNGNQIERLYPEIFSGLRNLQYLYLEYNLIKEILAGTFDSMPNLQLLYLNNNLLKSLPVYVFSGAPLARLNLRNNKFMYLPVSGVLDQLQSLTQIDLEGNPWDCTCDLVALKLWLEKLNDGIVVKELKCETPVQFANIELKSLKNEILCPKLLNKLSAPFTSPAPAITFTTPLGPIRSPPGGPVPLSILILSILVVLILTVFVAFCLLVFVLRRNRKPTVKHEGLGTPECGSMQLQLRKHDHKTNKKDGLSTEAFIPQTIEQMSKSHTCGLKESETGFVFSDPPGQKVTTRNVADKEKDLLHADSRKRLSTIDELDELFPSRDSNVFIQNFLESKKEYNSIGVSGFEIRYPEKQQDKKNKKSLIGGNHSKIVVEQRKTSEYFELKAKLQSSPDYLQVLEEQTALNKI; this is encoded by the coding sequence ATGTTTCTTTGGCTCTTTCTGATTTTGTCAGCCCTGATCTCTTCgacaaatgcagattctgacaTATCGGTGGAAATTTGCAATGTGTGCTCCTGCGTGTCAGTCGAGAACGTGCTCTATGTCAACTGTGAGAAGGTTTCAGTCTACAGACCAAATCAGCTGAAACCACCCTGGTCTAATTTTTATCACCTCAActtccaaaacaattttttaaacatcctCTATCCGAATACATTCTTGAATTTTTCACACGCAGTGTCCCTGCAGCTGGGAAATAATAAACTGCAGAACATTGAGGGAGGAGCCTTTCTTGGGCTCAGTGCGTTAAAGCAGTTGCACTTGAACAACAATGAATTAAAGATTCTCCGAGCTGACACTTTCCTTGGCATAGAGAACTTGGAGTATCTCCAGGCTGACTACAATTTAATCAAGTATATTGAACGAGGAGCCTTCAATAAACTCCACAAACTGAAAGTTCTCATTCTTAATGACAATCTGATTTCATTCCTTCCTGATAATATTTTCCGATTCGCGTCTTTGACCCACCTGGATATACGAGGGAACAGGATCCAGAAGCTCCCCTATATCGGGGTTCTGGAACACATAGGCCGCGTTGTCGAACTGCAGTTAGAAGACAATCCTTGGAACTGCAGCTGTGATTTGTTGCCTTTAAAAGCCTGGCTGGAGAACATGCCATATAACATTTACATAGGAGAAGCTATCTGCGAAACGCCCAGTGACTTATATGGGAGGCttttaaaagaaaccaacaaacagGAATTATGCCCCATGGGCACGGGCAGTGATTTTGATGTACGAATCCTGCCTCCGTCTCAGCTGGAGAATGGCTTCACCACTCCCAATGGCCACACTACCCAAACGTCCTTACACAGATTAGTGACCAAACCGCCGAAGACGACAAACCCTTCCAAGATCTCTGGAATCGTAGCAGGCAAATCCCTCTCCAACCGCAATCTCAGTCAGATCGTGTCTTACCAAACGAGGGTGCCTCCTCTTACGCCTTGCCCAGCACCTTGCTTTTGCAAAACACATCCTTCGGACTTGGGACTGAGCGTCAACTGccaagagaaaaatatacagtCCATGTCTGAACTGGTCCCGAAACCTTTAAATGCCAAGAAGTTGCACGTCAACGGCAATAGCATCAGAGACGTGGACGTCTCGGACTTCGCCGAGTTTGAAGGACTGGATTTGCTCCATTTAGGCAGCAATCAGATTACGGTGATCAAGGGCGACGTATTCCACAATCTCACTAATTTACGCAGGCTGTATCTCAACGGCAATCAGATTGAGAGACTCTACCCCGAAATATTTTCGGGCCTTCGTAACCTGCAGTATCTGTATTTGGAATACAATCTGATTAAGGAGATCTTAGCAGGCACCTTCGACTCCATGCCCAATTTGCAATTGCTGTATTTAAACAACAATCTCTTAAAGAGCCTGCCCGTTTACGTTTTTTCTGGAGCGCCCCTGGCTAGACTGAACCTGCGGAACAACAAGTTCATGTACTTGCCCGTCAGCGGGGTCCTCGATCAGCTGCAGTCTCTGACGCAGATTGACCTGGAGGGCAACCCTTGGGACTGCACCTGTGACTTGGTGGCACTAAAGCTGTGGCTGGAGAAGCTGAATGACGGCATCGTGGTGAAGGAACTGAAGTGTGAGACACCCGTCCAGTTTGCCAACATTGAACTGaagtccctcaaaaatgaaatcttatgtCCCAAACTCTTAAACAAGCTATCCGCGCCATTCACGAGCCCCGCACCTGCCATTACGTTCACCACCCCACTGGGTCCCATTCGAAGTCCTCCCGGTGGCCCAGTGCCTCTGTCTATTTTAATCTTAAGCATCTTGGTGGTCctcattttaacagtgtttgttgCTTTTTGCCTTCTTGTTTTTGTGCTGCGACGAAACAGGAAGCCCACCGTGAAGCACGAAGGCCTGGGGACCCCGGAGTGTGGCTCCATGCAGCTGCAGCTCAGGAAACACGACCACAAGACCAACAAAAAAGACGGACTGAGCACAGAAGCTTTCATTCCACAAACCATAGAACAGATGAGCAAGAGCCACACCTGTGGCTTGAAAGAGTCCGAAACCGGGTTCGTGTTCTCGGACCCGCCGGGACAGAAAGTCACCACGAGGAACGTGGCCGACAAGGAGAAAGATTTGTTACATGCAGACAGTAGGAAGAGACTGAGCACCATCGACGAGCTGGATGAATTATTCCCGAGCAGGGATTCCAATGTGTTTATCCAGAATTTTCTCGAAAGCAAAAAGGAGTACAACAGCATAGGTGTCAGCGGCTTCGAGATCCGCTATCCGGAAAaacaacaagacaaaaaaaacaagaagtcGCTGATAGGCGGCAACCACAGTAAAATTGTCGTGGAACAAAGGAAGACCAGCGAGTATTTTGAACTGAAGGCAAAACTCCAGAGTTCCCCCGACTACCTACAGGTCCTTGAGGAGCAGACAGCTTTGAACAAGATCTAG